The genomic stretch CATCGTCAATATTCAGGGTGATGGGTCGAGCCAGGTGGCGCCCATGCACATTGTGATCATTGCAGAGCAGCATTCGAAAGGAACGATCGTTCTCAATCACACGGGCTCGGCTCGGCTTGCTCAGGGCGTTGAAGTTCAGGTCGCTGATGGTGCGAATCTGACTGTTGTGTCAATCCAGGATTGGGACGACGACGCCGCACATATTGCGTCCCACCGCATGCGAGTGGGGCGTTCGGGCACGCTCAAGCACATCGTCGTCACACTGGGCGGGGATGTCGTGCGCGTGACGTCGTCGTCGGATTTCGCCGGTGAAGGTGCGGAGCTGGAGATGTTGGGCGCCTACTACGCAGACGAGGGCCAGCACATCGAAAACCGCTTGCTCATGGAGCACAACCAGCCGAATTGCCGTTCGCGCTCGTCGTACAAGGGCGCTTTGCAGGGTGATGATGCGCATGCGGTGTGGGTGGGCGACGTCGTCATCCGCAAGATCGCCGAGGGGACGGACACGTATGAGGAAAACCGCAACCTCATCTTGACCGACGGCTCGCGTGCAGATTCTGTACCGAACCTCGAAATCGAGACCGGAGAGATTGAGGGCGCAGGCCACGCATCTGCGACCGCATACTTCGATGACAACCAGCTGTTCTACCTGCGTTCGCGCGGCAT from Trueperella bialowiezensis encodes the following:
- the sufD gene encoding Fe-S cluster assembly protein SufD; its protein translation is MTDVTTSGSSLADRNRSFDFATHPVPQGTEEVWRFTPVERIEDFFAEAAPGTAPTVTVTGDATLEKVSRDDDRLGKTVAPEDRVAALSWKDFNDAYVITIAKDVELDKEVIVNIQGDGSSQVAPMHIVIIAEQHSKGTIVLNHTGSARLAQGVEVQVADGANLTVVSIQDWDDDAAHIASHRMRVGRSGTLKHIVVTLGGDVVRVTSSSDFAGEGAELEMLGAYYADEGQHIENRLLMEHNQPNCRSRSSYKGALQGDDAHAVWVGDVVIRKIAEGTDTYEENRNLILTDGSRADSVPNLEIETGEIEGAGHASATAYFDDNQLFYLRSRGIPEDQARRLVVRGFFAELINQIGVDTVQNKLMESIEAELDIALELQNA